GGCCACGCGGCGCTGCTCGTCAGTTAATTGGTGTTGTGTGTTCCTGGCTGTTTGAATGATGAACTTGGAATAACTTACTGACACAACCAGCTGTTTAAACCCACAGAATGTTGAAATTGATGCCACATTGAAAAGGGTTGTCTTCTGGTATTGGCCACAATATAGGGCACACAATGAGACCATTAAATGGACAACACAAAATGATGCGTCTATCATCCTGAAAATTGCGTACCTatcccaaaaatgtgtaaagtgaaACAAACACTGTGTATATGACATTCACTGAGTCTCTTATTGCGAGAACTTTTTGCGAGTATtgtaatttgtgaaaaaaaaaaaattaaaagtaaaagtagAATTAAAAGTATTTTTCTCCATTGTTTATTGCATAAAAAATTATAGCTTATCAAAATACCTGAAACTACTAGATTGCCTCTAAAAAGAGCAACGAGAAAGCTCTCTGAACTCACTTCACTGGCTCCCAGCTACATCCCATTacaaaacacttttttgtttttaatgcaatTATGAAGTCACCAAGACTGCAATATAGTGCAGAGATGTCCTTATCACACACGAGCAGATCATATGCTTGTATTTTAAATCTGGGTTCCCAGTAAATGCAACTCAACAAAAGCTTCATCCGAGCAGAGATTTGAGTTGCATTTGAGAACACAGCCAAAATAcaagagagggtgctcgctgcagagccatttgagcagagctgagctccagcgagggggagcatgagctctcgctctgcctcctgtaagctgttttaatgcgtacaccaaccccacccctaaccctacccccagtaacatcactcgtagaagaagtgcaaaaaaggtggagctcaagctcaagctcctccctcgctggagctcagctcgcccaaatggctctgcagcgagcaccacttgaaataCAATACAGTTCCTTCTGGGTTTTTTTGCCCAAAATGAAACTTTAATGGTTTGCTGTATATAGCAAGACAGGTAAATTTAAATTGTATAATTCAGCATTTAAAACAGACATGAAAGtacaacacatttataataatataacttgtttttattattcgAAATAATTTCTTCAGCAATAAGTATCTTACACGTCTCCTCTGAACAAAGCTGTATGATACAGCAAGGCTTCTGTAACTGAAACATTTTTTCCTTTATGTGACTGAAAAAACTCAGCatgtacatttgtaatattttgtggCAGCCTTTTATGTGTTAGAGTTGAAGCTTTGGTTGTAAAAGTGAACAACTGAAGTGTTGCATTCAGCAATGTGGCCATGATCGTTTGCTTGGGAAAGCTTGTTTTTCAGACAAATCGGTTTCTCGTGGATATCACGCAGGAAATTTCAGGGAGATAAAGTTCACCCTTAATTCTGCTTCAGTAGACACAAAGTGCAATCTAGATGAGTAAAAGCAGAGAGATGAGATCTTGAGGCCAGAATTTTGCTTAAGCTCACAGGTCGGCACGAACAGTAGGCAGATTCCTTTTGACAGTTTCATTTGCGGCATCTCCGGCGAGGCGTCCGTTTCTTGGTCACCTCTGGTTGACAGCGGCTGCGTTCATCCAACCAGGGCAAGTCAAAGTCTCTGTTGAAATACAAATgaataacatacagttgaagtaagaattattctgccccctttgaatttttaaatatttcccaaaggatgtttaacagagcaaggacattttcacagtatgtcagataatattttatcttctggagaaaaacgtatttgttttatttcagctcgaataaaagcagcttttaatttttttttatctcttttaaaaagtcaacattattagcccctttaagctatattttttcaaaattctacagaacaaaccatcattatacaataacttgcctaattcccctaacctgcctagttagcctaattaacctagttaagcctttaaatgtcactttaagctgtatagaagtgtcttggaaatatagagtaaaatatcatgtactgttatcatggcaaagataaaataaatgagttattagataggtattaaaactattagtttagaaatgtgctgaaataatcttctctccgttaaacagaaattgggaaaaaaataaacagggggcctaataattctgactgcaattATGTATAAAActtatgttaaaataaacattagaatTACGCAAAATTGACTAAACTTACTGTTGTTTCAGGTTGGGTAAAGGACTTCCAAAAGCCACCACAGGTAGGAAGGGTGTCACCATGATATACTCCACTGACAATAGACACAGAAACAAGCACTTGAAAAGGGGAAGacatacacttaaatacacatgGCTGGGGAATACATCTACTGACATACCATCTTCAGGTTCTGCATGGAAGGACAGCAGCTCTGGTTCACTCTCCTGAATGACTTTTCTCCTGTTCATTCTCTGCTGCAGGCGCTGAAACGTCCTCTGCTCACGAATGCGCTGAATATCCCACCTAAAAATTGAGATTAGGGGATAAATAAATGTTGCTAATCTACTAGAGGTgacatggaaacacacacacacacacacacacacacacacacacacacacacacacacacacacacacacacacacacacacacacacaaaaacatcacCTTTTCCTCCTCTTCTCATCCAGTTCAAGCTTTGAATGCCTCTTCAGAAAGACACTATCATCCAGACACTGCACAGAAGTACAAAAAGTACATTTAGACACATCAGTAAGTGTGAAAAAGCAAACACAATTGACACGCACACATGTATAAAATTACACAAATGTATACTTGATTTACataaaagatttttgctgctgcCAGCATTGAAACCAACGTTTGGTATTCGcataaccctttaactaccccaccaaaaaaaatatgttgggattgcatttcttaactcctaatgccGCTacttaacacactcaatgcatttttttccccaaaacatcccataatttctaaaatatcagcctctaccaaatggttgatatttgggtttatggtaaaagtactggaattaatacatatactatgaaaaatatgaaaagattttaatcaatataaaatatttaaattaaaaaaagataatatagataataaaaaaaaactcagaataaAACATTTGATTACTAAATATTTGAATACCGTTTATCGACTGGAATGTCAGTCCGGATGCTTTTAAATAGGAATGGCTAAGTGAAAATTAAAAATGAGATTAGCGGAGCATAAAAATGCGAAACGTACCCGAAATCCACAATATCCTATGGCGCTACATTTTAAAATCAAGGTCATGGCAATCTGAGTTCATTAAAAATAGTTGGTATTGAACATATCTATAATTCTACAAGAGGAGGAGACAGGATAAAAGATTAAAACAGAGAAAGACTTTTTGGATCTATACATTTAAAGCAAGCAGATTTCCAGGTTTAAATGGTGAATTAGTCTTTTCTTATATATGCTTTACAGATTATCATCATATATTGTAGaatatgaatgtgtttgtatggtcttatgtgtacatatatatgtattatgtatGTGCACATGTATATGCGTGTTCATATGGAAGTTTGTACATGCTATGATTAAGCATATTTATCTGTACATTCCTGTTTATTAgttcaatttatatattttttcatatttgcaAGTGTATGTCTATGTATGTTTATATGTCCCCATCTATGCCGAATTTAGGTTACCCCTGcctgctttttgttttttgtttttttggactaaatttttaaaaaaatatgtatgtttcagattctcatttaatgtttttatatatatatatatatatatatatatatatatatatatatatatatatatataaaataaaaccaaaatcaagtgtagcagAGCAacaggaagtttttttttttgtaaacaaacaatTCTTTGTGTGTAATCCATTATCTAAAACAGTCATCCTTTAAATGGCGTTAACAGTCATTActcaaaacagtaaaaacatggtcaactaTTTGGTAGAGGGGTAGTCAAAGGGATAAGTGACCAAATTTTTGGCTATAGCAGTCCAGCCAGGTATGTTAACTATGTGGAGCTCCCAACAGAGTTTTGGTGAAAAGAGGAGAGTTGAGGTGCTCATTTTATTCTGTTAACTCTTGAAACATTACAATGAATTGCTGTCTTGGACACAGATGACCTAACGAGATGCACACcaacaatttgtcctcttttgaactTTGATGTGTCTCATAATGTTGTGtccattgcaatattttaagcaaaactgtgcaatTGCTCTGCTAAATAACCTTCATGTTCTGCTCTGGTGGAATTTtggtggaatgtgcaatcaataaagaccaccaggctggtcaaatttagccatgaaaccttCAACACTCATTGGTCCAACCCctgtatacacatatacatacacacttcACGACAAATAAGATTCATTTAATTTCATCTCTTTCCATCATAGAATGCAGAACTGCATCTTGGTGGAGCCTGCAAATCTTACCTCAAGGATGTCTGATGCCTCTTTCTGCCCCAAAGGCTCTAAGATACTCTCCCGCCAGGAAGGAACTGTGCAGCGAGTAATGATAAATGTGAGCATTTTACTTGAGTCAGCATATAGGTGAAATAATTCGCCATTTACATAAACTTCACACAACCTTCGACTGTGTTCTCATGCACAGTTGAGGGGTCTCGCTGCGGTGATGGTGGTGTCTGCCAATGGGAAAGGTACATCTCTGTTGTTGTGAGATATGGCACCTCCTTTGAATGACACTGCATGTCTTCCTTCAGAGCTGGGCTCTCCTGTTGTGATGTTGGTGGTGACCTTGGCTGCCCACGTCGTGACCTACCTGTCGGTGAGTCCTGAAGTAGGAACTTCCTTTtacaggaggaaaaaaaaatcagactgcatttatatttataaaataaatgttcatcaGTTGATTTCAGCTAAAGTTAAAGTTGACACAAAATAAATGATTCtgccatttactcaccctcatgtaaaagaaaatattttgagaaatatcTCAGTGGAGTTTTTTGTCCACACAATGGAAGTGAATGTTAACCAAAACTGTTTGGCTAGCAATATTCCTTAAAATATCGCCTTTTGTGCTCTGCAGAATGAAAGAAAGTCATACAAGTTTGAAATaacacaagggtgagtaaatgatcatagaattaacattttaattgtaaATACTGCAAAGAAAAAATAGATACCCTTTGGAGCCTTTTACTCCTCTTCCGCGTTGTGTTTGCTTTGGGGTTTGAACTCGTCCCCCAGAATGTTGAACATCATCAGAGGTAGTGGTCTCTGCCTCTGGCTCCTTATGACGAGTTGTCTGAGAAGGACGGGACACTACTCCATCCTTTTTCACCATCTGTAGTCGGTGCTCCATGCGTTCAATTCGTGCCATTAGCTACAAACAGGTTAGGAAAGTTAATAAGTATTGGgtttaatttaacaagaaataatTTACAAAATGAGAAAAGTGGAAAACTGTGAATGCATCCACTTTGACATTTATAAATGAGctcattattacattttattaaaaaaaaaaaaatgtgaaaaaactaTTAGTATACCATCTCTTTTTCAGCTTTCAGGTCTTCAATTTCTTTGTTCTTGTTGTGCAAATGTTTCTGCTGCTGTTCAATCAATTCCAGTTGAAGCAGCAGGATCTGTCGGATACAGCTGGTTTGTGGGTCCACAAGGCCTGACCCCTTCCTCACATTCCAATGCTTCCCACTGGGACTGTCCTCTGGTGAGGAGTCCCCTACCATTGCCCCCACTTGCTCTCCTTCTCTCTGCTGATTGTTGTCATTTGATACCATTGGATCCATATTCACCAAGTGGTTGTGATTTGTCTGACAAAACAGTGATCTGCTCTTAACCGGGGAACCTTCGGCCCCCATCTGCTTGGTTGACGGGAGTATCAAGGCCCCCGATGGCTCCCAGTTCTTGTGACCGAGGCCCCCTGCTGACGATTGGTCAGGACAACTCAACACTTTCCGACAGCTgatctttgctttgctttgtacCTGATGCTTTTGAATTATACTAATGCAGATAGAGCAGAGCACATAGGTAGCAAAGTCACAGGTTTCCTTTTTTAGGCTAGCCAAATATTCATTGATTTCTGCTGGCTTCTTAATAAGGCTGGTGTCCAGTCGGTGTCCTCCACTCTTGAAAACAATGGATCGCAATGTCATCGCAACTTGCTACAGCTAGAGAGGTTCTACCAACAGGCTGAATGTGAGTCTTTGAGGCTCCTTTTCTACAGCCATTCTGgggaaaataaaatgacattttattccatgcatttcttttttttgcaatgaGATCTTAAATTTGCTCAAAAAACAAGTTGCAACGTTTATGGGTAGAAATACAACAATTTATACATGACTAAAGTAACTTATTGATTGTGTTCTGAACACATGAGAGCACATAAGCGAATATAGAGGTAAGTTAGAAACATAACTTAATACTAAGCTGAGTTACTGTAACATCTCCTGTATTGGTCTCTGTGTTTGGTAAAGACAGCGTCCTACCACTGCTTTTTAAGTTACAGTAAAACATGACATGCACGAACTAATTTGAGCACAGTGTCCACCATTTTAGATCTACAGCAAAAACTATTACAATCATTTTAGCAGTTTCCTTAGTCTGCTTTTGAGGAACGCTGACGCCATTTTAAGTCACGCAGTTTCATATTTTAATTCAGAAGGAATAATTTCGCAACACCCGACCAACTCGTAACTCATCAATTTGCATACATAGCCTATTATATACATTTTCTGAACCCCATCCAAACTCACCTATTGCCTTTCTTGGGGCTCAGTTTCCGATTTAGTTTGAAAGTGCGCACATAGCGCACATGCGCGGTGCGTTTGTAATCTGATTGGATGCGTCCAGAACAACATTTCGTGATGCACGCGTCGGCCATGCATTATGACGTCATGCAGATGTGCGTTCAATTATTTTTCAGTCTATGGTTAAATTATTGGATGCATGCTTTCAAAAGCATTGCAAGATTGCAGTTGAAATGAGCAGGCATAAACTGAGAATTTAATTCACAGACAAATGCAACGTTTATTTATCTTGTAATAACTTTTAAGCTTCGTAAAGTAGTTCATACAGTCTTAAAATACATGAGTCaacggtaaaaaaaaatatacagtacatgaTTAAACACTGATGCCTTTGGTGGCTGATTTACTGCCACTGTTATGTTAGAGTTCGGACAACTGTCGTGTCATTATAGAGAAAATGTGCAAAATGTTTCTTCTTGTAAAACTATTGAACACTTATGAAGTGTATTATGAAACATACCGACACATTTCAAAACTGAAATACACAGTGGTGAACAACATATAAGTCAGTTTTTTTACTTGAATGCCAACACATCTTTGCTAAATACTGGTATTTTTTTCAGTTCAGAGTGTGTAAAAACACAGCAATGCAAATTGTGACTGGTCTGAAAAAGTGAACAGACCATTTGGTGTCACTTCTGCTGTCACAGCTGAGATTGTTCTGTTGTTTGATCAGTTgctaaaggggaaaaaagaataatcaaataaatatacatatgtaattcATAGGAAATGCATTAAACAGATCTGAACAGATAGCAAGACAAACCTGAAGTAGGTGTATATGTGACCTGTAGAGGCAGAAAAACAATTAGGAATCTTAGGCTGCAGTgtttataccttataaatatcAGTTTATCGGTGAAACAGTGAAAGTGTTTGTGTACCTGCTCAGGCTGTTTATATTTCTTGCGCCACATAAGAAATCCAGCAAGAactccaaacacacacagcaaaagTAGCACAGAGGGAAAGATAATAACTGGATCGAGACCAGGTTCTGCTCAAACCAATGAATAGATTACAattcatatacatgtatatttatatgtgtacAAATAAGCTTGTCTGTTTGATATGAGATACCTATACTGATGTCAAGTTTGTTGTCCAAGCTGAGGTGATTGACAGTGCATGTGTATGTGCGTCTTTCTCTTTGCTCTTCAGCGCTGAGTTCCACACTCTTCCTCATCTGGTATGTTCCATCAGCATTTGGCAACAGTTCTCCACCCATGACCCTTTCCTCATTGACTGGCTGGCCATCTTGAAGCAGAGTCAGATTAATGTGACGTGGGTAGAAACCAGTTGCGAGGCAGGTCATCTGAATTTTTCCAGTCTTACTACAGGTGCGTTGAATCACCCTCACTCTAGGCTTTACTGGAAGGAAAAGTGAACGCCTTAAGTGATAAACATCATCAATGTTTTCCAAACCAGCAAGAAACTTAAACCAGTAGCTACCTCTTGCCATCACACGCTTCTTCTCCTTCTTTAGATATTTCCGAAGCTGGTTAATGCACAAAGGGCGGTAAAAGTGTGCATACAGCCATGCATCGTACTCCAGCTGTGCCCTACTCTTAATGACAGGCCATTTCCAGTGAGTTTGTTGGTCTCCCTGAATGTCATAGCGTCTTTCAAAACCACTCTCACCATTGAAGGCCTCTAGTGTCATCATTTGGCCGGGCTCATTTTGAAGAAGTTCACATCCAACCAGCCTCTGCTGCACATGTAGACCTTGAGAAGAAATAGAGCCTCAGATACACATATGAAAAGAAATCAGCAACCCTAGAACATTAATACAAAGCAGAACTAGCTTTGCTGACAACTTATAAATACTTAAACTCTCACAACAGTTCACTAAAACAATGTACAATTCAAATGTTAGGGTCGGtagagttttaattattttaaagaagtaTCTTATGCTTGAGAAAGCTGCATAATATTGCTATGATGTGAAATATATTTTCcattttaatgctttataatGTAATTCAGTGACAGCTCTTCAAGCTTTTAAGAACTTGACatctagctctctgcaactttcacatggtcgcccactgaagctaagcagggctgtgtcagtacctggatgggaggccacatgggaaagctaggttgctgcaataagtggtgttagtgagaccagcagagaGCGCTCAACCTGCACTGTGTGTGGGTACTAACGCCCCTGTAAATTGAAAGGGACTCTGTACTTCTCTGTGTGCATTGTCTTTCAGATCGGATGTTAAACCAAAGTCAttgaaaatcccaggatgtccttcgataaagagtaggggtttaatccctaccaaatttgcccactggcctcctaaccattcccatGTTATAATTGGTttaatcactctgtctcctctcctccgatcagctggtgtgtggtctgatgcaatatggctgccgtcacatcatccaggtggatgctgcacacttgtgGTGGATAGTCTAGATCGGATACCCAGCCAACCAGAAGTGTCATGCACaccaatatagcagcattttttatgacgctgtataacaataattaatatttttacagtatgtgatggttgggtttagggttggggcaggcatttaaaaaaactatttagtggGTTATTTAATTAGCATAATTAATAGTGGTTACAATTACTGCTTTTACAGTACTgttacggttgggtttagggtagggttagacataaataaaatataataaatggaaaaaataatataaataacttaACTTCCGACCacaaccatatccgatctagcaacatcATACTGACCTCAAACGTTTGAATGCCACTGTGTAGGTTACTTTATGTACAACATTATAATTACATTACTGAATAATTACCTCTTGTATGGTTTAAGTAATCGATTAAGTAGTACGCTTTGGTTTTCATGCCTTCATGTATGCCTTTACAGACTGTTGATATAGTGATTTGCTCGGTTATATTAACAGATTCTTGCACCGTCGACGGGACAAAACTTCTGTCATCTGCGTTATAGTGGCCGATCACAATATCATCCAGCATTACAACTGCACTGAACTCTGGGAATTGGACTGAGATGTCTCCTGTCAAAAATGTAGCGAAGACCCAGAGCGAATGTGACCCTGTGAGAAAGTAAGTAAAGAGCATGCAATTAATAATGATTTTACTTTatctaaaaagaaataaaaagcgAAATAGAAATAGTGCTGTGAAACTTACCTGACTGAGAAAACACTGAGGCTGACAGTATGCACACTGCAAGGACTAAATACATCATGCCTTTTACGAGATAGCTATTAAAAAAGGTTAACAATTTCTCGATTCCAGCATTAAAACTAATCTATAGTATCAGTTTAGGCATAACACTAATCTTGTTTATGCTTGCCATGCAGTTATTCAGTACCGTGGTGTTACACTTCCGCTTTCTGTTCTGTATGAAGTTGTACTGTAGTTCATTCAGTAAGTTTGGTTTTAACACGCGTGTCCACTAGAGGACGCGAACACACCGAGGCAAAACTTAATGTAAAACCTTCACAGAGTTTTCGCCCACAAAAATTGATATCAAGTTAGAATGCTGTTTTTGTGAAAGCTTTAATGAaactatttcttatttattttggtcTTGACAATATActcaacattttttaatttaatgttgaagcttttattgcgtctaaaattttaaagtcattttcctTCTCTTATAAACAGGTGATTTTGGGTTATTGTTAAGGAAAGCTCTTTAAAAGATGCAGattttattataaactttattttatcattatgtaCATTTTACATACAAAAGTTTGCCAAAAGCAAACCTCTCCTTATGGTGCTAGAAAAAGAgattttttaagactttttaagtctGAAAGCAAATAAAACAGTTAATATGTGCTTCtcctttaacatttttgcataaaaatgtttgtaaatgtgcATTTCCTGTAGTAAAGTGCATTTTTAGATCTAAAATGGGaaaaatgtgtgtaatatatttatatgtaatttgataattatgtgCCCTCTCctctgttcttttttttattttatttttaaaaattatttacctTCTTTTTTCCTTTAACCCTTTTTGTAAAGGAACGTGAAGAGATTTTGTTGTATAATAAAACGATACTTGCTTCTTgttaataaagcaaaaaataaaaataaaaattgaaaccTTGGAAggtatattaaaatatttgtacaaTGTAGTTTGATTTAGAGGGATTCATGCACAAACTAATTGTCCATCACTGCTCACATATTAAAAGATCCAGAACCAGTGATCCCAATAAACCGTTCTTTTtagcaggggcggatttaaccaattaCAGAGGTAAGCAGCAGCTAAGAGCCACAGGAAATATGGGGGTCCCAAATAAGTAAGTAGAagattctaaaaaataataacagtttTCTATCATGTTTTCTATGGTAAAGTTCTAACAAATAACATTATGTAATTATTACATCTGTGCAATAGTGTCACCCTGCCTGAGTCATGGATCAGTCAAATCAggtttacttttaaaaacaaaatcccCCCAAATCACGAAATCCACCCCTGCCTTTTAGTATcgttgaaaacaaaaatatagagAGCTGTAATTATCCTTTTTCACCACTAGATATCGCACTTTTGCAATGCTATTCTCATTTACACAACTACATAAAACAACATGCATGGTTCCCAGCAGGACTCTTTGAGCTAGATTATGActtattatttgtaaaatattgtgTACATCCGTAAATTAATCATTGTAGGACATTGTTAATGTTTTACTTCTCATATAAATATGGGGGTCATATAAATAAAGGTCATATAAGTATGGGAGTGGATGAGATTTCAACAACAGCAGCTATGCCACATCTCGATAGGACTTATCAATTTTATAATGCCGTATCATCCAAAACATGCAAGTTCAAGGCCATTTATGTCCATGTGATAGACTAACTGAGACAGATCTATCATTACTATGCAATTCTGAATTTCATGTAcaacggttaaaaaaaaaacagttctcaTCTCTCTCATCTTTCTCATATCTTTAGCACTGCAAGCCCTTGTTATAGATTCAAATTTCATGTCCTTCAGTACTTgaacaattttgtttttgtttgtaataaataatttatttttgttctattgCTTCAGATGCCTTTCCAGTATCTCTAACTTACAATGCTGGGTTTGTTGGCTATAACAAAATCCCCTGGGATCTGTGAACTGCTTTGTGAAGACACTTGAGTCACTTCAGTGTGAAGAGGAGAGGTACATAACTATTATTAAGATAGCCAGACCAAATGTAGAACAAGAGACAACAATTATTGACCaggtttactttaaacttaattTGAGTTCATTGGCTGCATGCATCAACACTTTCAGTGTGcagtattcattttttttaataattcagcgGCAAATTGAGTAAGTCAATTGTTCCTAACTTTTTTCTATGGGTCTGATTAAAGCTTGATTCCAATTGGCAGATTGTACAGATTAGTCCAATACACCTAataatttcagttatttcacaccTTTAGgtcaaattattaaaacaaaatgctCAGGGTGAGATGTTTAAGTAAGTTTCTAATTATTCAAAGGCTGTTCAGCATGTTATTAGGCCCACAGTAATCCACAGATTTAGCCCATCATTGGGTCTTTTTATTTACTAATGACAACatatgtaaacatattttttttatactgagtttttttttacttaattttttttatggcaaTTGTGATCACAACTGATTTGTAGTTAATCTTTAAATGTTAATTGTGTGTCTGAGTATTACTGCAAGTTGTTGGTGATAATGTTTTAGCTGTAAGGTGAGCAAACTCATGACTACAAGACTACCAAAATAGTGTTCCAGGCCCGTAACCAGCCTATTGAAAGAGTTGGTTCTTTGTTCTCAAAAAGTGGAGCTTTGTGCAGTTGTTCTCCTTAATTTGTATTAAATTATGAGGTGCAAATACTACATTTAAGTCACATTTTAAGCACTAGTCTTTTCTgcattagcttgtcggatggtgatCATatccacactttttgatgcaacaaaaatatttccaacaattttgtcaaagtgcttaccaTAGTATTTTACCACAAcatgtttatttagaaatgtgcatttaaactgcaagttattacagttttataaatgatGTTATGAGATGTTGAGTTATTGAGAAGtatgaaaaatacttttttaatgcaaatttattatcatgcatcattaaaaaaacaattaggaatctgttaaaacttattaaaaaccaactaaaaaacatttaaaactgtacCCTGTAGGTAAacaacaaactggccagctcatttcctcagtcagaattttataaatttgaataattaaaaattaactgtatcttaaagccttcttctatcagtatttttacagtttatgatGGCATtctgtcaaaaatgggacaaatgcGCTCATACAGGGGCCAAATTCAGGACTTTGTCAGTGTGGGGTGGGTTTGtcgaaccacctgaaccccctTGCTACTGGCCTGACTGA
This portion of the Danio rerio strain Tuebingen ecotype United States chromosome 3, GRCz12tu, whole genome shotgun sequence genome encodes:
- the msl1a gene encoding male-specific lethal 1-like 1 (The RefSeq protein has 4 substitutions compared to this genomic sequence), whose amino-acid sequence is MTLRSIVIKSGGHRLDTSLIKKPAEINEYLASLKKETCDFATYVLCSICNSIIQKHQVQSKAKISCRKVLSCPDQSSAGGLGHKNWEPSGALILPSTKQMGAEGSPVKSRSLFCQTNHNHLVNMDPMVSNDNNQQREGEQVGAMVGDSSPEDSPSGKHWNVRKGSGLVDPQTSCIRQILLLQLELIEQQQKHLHNKNKEIEDLKAEKEMLMARIERMEHRLQMVKKDGVVSRPSQTTCHKEPEAETTTSDDVQHSGGRVQTPKQTQRGRGVKGSKGKFLLQDSPTGRSRRGQPRSPPTSQQESPALKEDMQCHSKEVPYLTTTEMYLSHWQTPPSPQRDPSTVHENTVEVPSWRESILEPLGQKEASDILECLDDSVFLKRHSKLELDEKRRKRWDIQRIREQRMFQRLQQRMNRRKVIQESEPELLSFHAEPEDVEYIMVTPFLPVVAFGSPLPNLKQQDFDLPWLDERSRCQPEVTKKRTPRRRCRK
- the msl1a gene encoding male-specific lethal 1-like 1 isoform X1; protein product: MQCHSKEVPYLTTTEMYLSHWQTPPSPQRDPSTVHENTVEVPSWRESILEPLGQKEASDILECLDDSVFLKRHSKLELDEKRRKRWDIQRIREQRTFQRLQQRMNRRKVIQESEPELLSFHAEPEDVEYIMVTPFLPVVAFGSPLPNLKQQDFDLPWLDERSRCQPEVTKKRTPRRRCRK
- the mhc1lca gene encoding major histocompatibility complex class I-related gene protein isoform X1; the protein is MMYLVLAVCILSASVFSQSGSHSLWVFATFLTGDISVQFPEFSAVVMLDDIVIGHYNADDRSFVPSTVQESVNITEQITISTVCKGIHEGMKTKAYYLIDYLNHTRGLHVQQRLVGCELLQNEPGQMMTLEAFNGESGFERRYDIQGDQQTHWKWPVIKSRAQLEYDAWLYAHFYRPLCINQLRKYLKKEKKRVMARVKPRVRVIQRTCSKTGKIQMTCLATGFYPRHINLTLLQDGQPVNEERVMGGELLPNADGTYQMRKSVELSAEEQRERRTYTCTVNHLSLDNKLDISIEPGLDPVIIFPSVLLLLCVFGVLAGFLMWRKKYKQPEQVHKHFHCFTDKLIFIRYKHCSLRFLIVFLPLQVTYTPTSATDQTTEQSQL
- the mhc1lca gene encoding major histocompatibility complex class I-related gene protein isoform X2, coding for MMYLVLAVCILSASVFSQSGSHSLWVFATFLTGDISVQFPEFSAVVMLDDIVIGHYNADDRSFVPSTVQESVNITEQITISTVCKGIHEGMKTKAYYLIDYLNHTRGLHVQQRLVGCELLQNEPGQMMTLEAFNGESGFERRYDIQGDQQTHWKWPVIKSRAQLEYDAWLYAHFYRPLCINQLRKYLKKEKKRVMARVKPRVRVIQRTCSKTGKIQMTCLATGFYPRHINLTLLQDGQPVNEERVMGGELLPNADGTYQMRKSVELSAEEQRERRTYTCTVNHLSLDNKLDISIEPGLDPVIIFPSVLLLLCVFGVLAGFLMWRKKYKQPEQVTYTPTSATDQTTEQSQL